The following are encoded in a window of Mustela nigripes isolate SB6536 chromosome 1, MUSNIG.SB6536, whole genome shotgun sequence genomic DNA:
- the FDFT1 gene encoding squalene synthase isoform X2 produces MEFVKCLGRPEEFYNLLRFQMGGRRKVIPKMDQDSLSNSLKTCYKYLNQTSRSFAAVIEALDGEMRHAVCIFYLVLRALDTLEDDMTISIEKKVPLLHNFHSYLYEPDWRYMESKEKDRQVLEDFPTISLEFRNLAEKYQTVIVDICQKMGFGMAEFLDKHVTSEQEWDKYCHYVAGLVGIGLSRLFSASELEDPLVGEDTECANSMGLFLQKTNIIRDYLEDHREGREFWPQEVWGKYVKKLGDFAKPQNIDSAVQCLNELITNALHHIPHVITYLSRLRNQSVFNFCAIPQVMAIATLAACYNNQQVFKGVVKIRKGQAVTLMMDATNMPAVKAIIYQYMEEIYHRIPSSDPSSGKTRQIISTIRTQNLPNCQLISRSHYSPLYLSFVMLLAALSWQYLSTLSQVTEDYVQTGEH; encoded by the exons ATGGAGTTCGTGAAGTGCTTGGGGCGCCCCGAGGAGTTCTACAACCTCCTGCGGTTTCAGATGGGGGGCCGGCGGAAGGTGATACCCAAGATGGACCAG GACTCGCTGAGCAACAGCTTGAAAACTTGCTACAAGTATCTCAATCAGACCAGTCGCAGTTTTGCAGCTGTCATTGAGGCGCTGGATGGGGAAATGCG CCATGCGGTATGCATATTTTATCTGGTCCTCCGAGCCCTGGACACTCTGGAAGATGACATGACCATCAGTATAGAAAAAAAGGTTCCACTGCTACACAATTTTCACTCTTACCTTTATGAACCAGACTGGCGGTATATGGAGAGCAAGGAGAAGGATCGACAAGTGCTAGAGGACTTCCCAACG ATCTCCCTCGAGTTTAGAAATTTGGCTGAGAAATATCAAACAGTGATTGTTGACATTTGCCAGAAAATGGGATTTGGGATGGCGGAGTTTTTGGATAAACACGTAACCTCTGAACAAGAATGGGACAAG TACTGTCACTATGTTGCCGGGCTGGTGGGAATTGGCCTTTCCCGTCTGTTCTCAGCCTCAGAGTTAGAAGACCCCTTAGTTGGTGAAGACACAGAATGTGCCAATTCTATGGGCCTGTTTCTGCAGAAAACAAACATCATTCGTGATTATCTGGAAGACCATCGAGAAGGAAGAGAGTTTTGGCCTCAAGAG GTTTGGGGCAAGTATGTTAAGAAGTTGGGCGATTTTGCTAAGCCACAGAACATTGACTCGGCTGTGCAGTGCCTGAACGAACTTATAACCAACGCACTTCACCACATCCCACATGTCATCACTTATCTTTCAAGACTTAGAAACCAAAGTGTGTTTAACTTCTGTGCTATTCCACAG GTGATGGCCATTGCCACTCTGGCTGCCTGTTACAACAATCAGCAGGTGTTCAAAGGCGTAGTGAAGATCCGAAAAGGGCAGGCAGTAACTCTAATGATGGACGCCACCAATATGCCAGCGGTCAAGGCTATAATCTACCAGTACATGGAAGAG ATTTATCATAGAATCCCCAGCTCAGACCCATCTTCTGGTAAAACCAGGCAGATCATCTCCACCATCAGGACCCAGAATCTTCCTAATTGTCAGCTGATCTCCCGAAGTCACTACTCCCCTCTTTACCTGTCATTTGTCATGCTGTTGGCTGCCCTGAGCTGGCAGTACCTGAGCACGCTGTCCCAGGTCACAGAAGACTATGTGCAGACTGGAGAACACTGA
- the FDFT1 gene encoding squalene synthase isoform X1: MEEKLCSGPTIPMAVAACGTKAMCLFKRTFVLSPAAAPRGTGAGAGSPPRGCPLSSAAWPSKDWPRGEGVCGWLRTPPAACRRPQSHSCSSASPTSVCLLCPQDSLSNSLKTCYKYLNQTSRSFAAVIEALDGEMRHAVCIFYLVLRALDTLEDDMTISIEKKVPLLHNFHSYLYEPDWRYMESKEKDRQVLEDFPTISLEFRNLAEKYQTVIVDICQKMGFGMAEFLDKHVTSEQEWDKYCHYVAGLVGIGLSRLFSASELEDPLVGEDTECANSMGLFLQKTNIIRDYLEDHREGREFWPQEVWGKYVKKLGDFAKPQNIDSAVQCLNELITNALHHIPHVITYLSRLRNQSVFNFCAIPQVMAIATLAACYNNQQVFKGVVKIRKGQAVTLMMDATNMPAVKAIIYQYMEEIYHRIPSSDPSSGKTRQIISTIRTQNLPNCQLISRSHYSPLYLSFVMLLAALSWQYLSTLSQVTEDYVQTGEH; this comes from the exons ATGGAGGAAAAACTCTGCTCGGGCCCCACGATTCCCATGGCCGTGGCAGCCTGCGGCACCAAGGCCATGTGCCTGTTCAAGCGGACCTTTGTGCTGAGTCCGGCCGCTGCACCCCGGGGCACAGGCGCGGGCGCCGGCTCCCCGCCGCGGGGCTGCCCCTTGTCTTCCGCCGCCTGGCCCTCCAAGGACTGGCCGCGGGGGGAGGGCGTCTGCGGCTGGCTGCGCACCCCGCCTGCAGCCTGCCGCCGGCCGCAGTCCCACTCCTGCTCCTCTGCATCTCCCACTTCAGTGTGTCTTCTCTGTCCCCAGGACTCGCTGAGCAACAGCTTGAAAACTTGCTACAAGTATCTCAATCAGACCAGTCGCAGTTTTGCAGCTGTCATTGAGGCGCTGGATGGGGAAATGCG CCATGCGGTATGCATATTTTATCTGGTCCTCCGAGCCCTGGACACTCTGGAAGATGACATGACCATCAGTATAGAAAAAAAGGTTCCACTGCTACACAATTTTCACTCTTACCTTTATGAACCAGACTGGCGGTATATGGAGAGCAAGGAGAAGGATCGACAAGTGCTAGAGGACTTCCCAACG ATCTCCCTCGAGTTTAGAAATTTGGCTGAGAAATATCAAACAGTGATTGTTGACATTTGCCAGAAAATGGGATTTGGGATGGCGGAGTTTTTGGATAAACACGTAACCTCTGAACAAGAATGGGACAAG TACTGTCACTATGTTGCCGGGCTGGTGGGAATTGGCCTTTCCCGTCTGTTCTCAGCCTCAGAGTTAGAAGACCCCTTAGTTGGTGAAGACACAGAATGTGCCAATTCTATGGGCCTGTTTCTGCAGAAAACAAACATCATTCGTGATTATCTGGAAGACCATCGAGAAGGAAGAGAGTTTTGGCCTCAAGAG GTTTGGGGCAAGTATGTTAAGAAGTTGGGCGATTTTGCTAAGCCACAGAACATTGACTCGGCTGTGCAGTGCCTGAACGAACTTATAACCAACGCACTTCACCACATCCCACATGTCATCACTTATCTTTCAAGACTTAGAAACCAAAGTGTGTTTAACTTCTGTGCTATTCCACAG GTGATGGCCATTGCCACTCTGGCTGCCTGTTACAACAATCAGCAGGTGTTCAAAGGCGTAGTGAAGATCCGAAAAGGGCAGGCAGTAACTCTAATGATGGACGCCACCAATATGCCAGCGGTCAAGGCTATAATCTACCAGTACATGGAAGAG ATTTATCATAGAATCCCCAGCTCAGACCCATCTTCTGGTAAAACCAGGCAGATCATCTCCACCATCAGGACCCAGAATCTTCCTAATTGTCAGCTGATCTCCCGAAGTCACTACTCCCCTCTTTACCTGTCATTTGTCATGCTGTTGGCTGCCCTGAGCTGGCAGTACCTGAGCACGCTGTCCCAGGTCACAGAAGACTATGTGCAGACTGGAGAACACTGA
- the FDFT1 gene encoding squalene synthase isoform X3: protein MEFVKCLGRPEEFYNLLRFQMGGRRKVIPKMDQDSLSNSLKTCYKYLNQTSRSFAAVIEALDGEMRHAVCIFYLVLRALDTLEDDMTISIEKKVPLLHNFHSYLYEPDWRYMESKEKDRQVLEDFPTISLEFRNLAEKYQTVIVDICQKMGFGMAEFLDKHVTSEQEWDKYCHYVAGLVGIGLSRLFSASELEDPLVGEDTECANSMGLFLQKTNIIRDYLEDHREGREFWPQEVMAIATLAACYNNQQVFKGVVKIRKGQAVTLMMDATNMPAVKAIIYQYMEEIYHRIPSSDPSSGKTRQIISTIRTQNLPNCQLISRSHYSPLYLSFVMLLAALSWQYLSTLSQVTEDYVQTGEH, encoded by the exons ATGGAGTTCGTGAAGTGCTTGGGGCGCCCCGAGGAGTTCTACAACCTCCTGCGGTTTCAGATGGGGGGCCGGCGGAAGGTGATACCCAAGATGGACCAG GACTCGCTGAGCAACAGCTTGAAAACTTGCTACAAGTATCTCAATCAGACCAGTCGCAGTTTTGCAGCTGTCATTGAGGCGCTGGATGGGGAAATGCG CCATGCGGTATGCATATTTTATCTGGTCCTCCGAGCCCTGGACACTCTGGAAGATGACATGACCATCAGTATAGAAAAAAAGGTTCCACTGCTACACAATTTTCACTCTTACCTTTATGAACCAGACTGGCGGTATATGGAGAGCAAGGAGAAGGATCGACAAGTGCTAGAGGACTTCCCAACG ATCTCCCTCGAGTTTAGAAATTTGGCTGAGAAATATCAAACAGTGATTGTTGACATTTGCCAGAAAATGGGATTTGGGATGGCGGAGTTTTTGGATAAACACGTAACCTCTGAACAAGAATGGGACAAG TACTGTCACTATGTTGCCGGGCTGGTGGGAATTGGCCTTTCCCGTCTGTTCTCAGCCTCAGAGTTAGAAGACCCCTTAGTTGGTGAAGACACAGAATGTGCCAATTCTATGGGCCTGTTTCTGCAGAAAACAAACATCATTCGTGATTATCTGGAAGACCATCGAGAAGGAAGAGAGTTTTGGCCTCAAGAG GTGATGGCCATTGCCACTCTGGCTGCCTGTTACAACAATCAGCAGGTGTTCAAAGGCGTAGTGAAGATCCGAAAAGGGCAGGCAGTAACTCTAATGATGGACGCCACCAATATGCCAGCGGTCAAGGCTATAATCTACCAGTACATGGAAGAG ATTTATCATAGAATCCCCAGCTCAGACCCATCTTCTGGTAAAACCAGGCAGATCATCTCCACCATCAGGACCCAGAATCTTCCTAATTGTCAGCTGATCTCCCGAAGTCACTACTCCCCTCTTTACCTGTCATTTGTCATGCTGTTGGCTGCCCTGAGCTGGCAGTACCTGAGCACGCTGTCCCAGGTCACAGAAGACTATGTGCAGACTGGAGAACACTGA